The following are from one region of the Amylibacter sp. IMCC11727 genome:
- a CDS encoding aldehyde dehydrogenase produces the protein MAELTQFKMLIDGKWVGASDGGSFTSFNPATGQDWAEIPEATAEDVNAAVEAADRAFNEGPWATMTPTQRGHCLRRLGDLLAENSEALGAMETRDTGKMLKETRWQATYIAEFFQFFAGAADKIMGKTLPIDKPDLFVFTHREPLGVIAAVVPWNSQLFLSAVKIGPALAAGNTIVLKTSEHAAAPILEFGKLIAKAGIPDGVVNIISGHGDPCGKVLTSHKKVARVSFTGGPISARHVIQNTAENFAEVSLELGGKSPFIVFDDADIESAVNGSVGGIFAATGQSCVAGSRLLLHEDIADEFIDKLTAVAKSVKIGDPMLDETEMGPLCTQAQQDHIKREVAHAVSEGATIRAGGKVPEGLDGIFFEPTIVDCPSHDLRIVDTELFGPVVSVVRFKTEEEAVRLANDTEHGLAAGIFTRDSARSLRVSKAVKAGIVWVNTYRVISPVAEFGGMKNSGYGRESGYQAVYDYTRPKTVWMNTSSDPLPSQFTPR, from the coding sequence ATGGCTGAACTGACACAGTTTAAGATGCTGATTGATGGCAAATGGGTTGGCGCGTCCGACGGGGGCAGCTTTACCAGCTTTAACCCCGCGACAGGTCAAGACTGGGCAGAAATCCCAGAAGCAACAGCCGAGGATGTGAATGCCGCGGTGGAAGCAGCAGATCGCGCATTTAACGAGGGACCATGGGCCACAATGACGCCAACACAACGGGGCCATTGCCTGCGCCGTTTGGGGGATTTGCTGGCAGAAAACTCCGAAGCGCTGGGCGCGATGGAGACCCGAGACACGGGCAAAATGTTGAAGGAAACGCGGTGGCAGGCTACGTATATTGCGGAGTTTTTCCAGTTTTTCGCGGGTGCTGCGGATAAGATTATGGGGAAAACTCTGCCGATTGATAAGCCTGATCTGTTTGTCTTTACCCACCGCGAGCCGCTAGGCGTGATCGCGGCCGTGGTGCCTTGGAACAGTCAGTTGTTCCTGTCTGCGGTTAAAATCGGACCTGCTTTGGCGGCGGGTAATACGATTGTGTTGAAAACATCGGAACACGCGGCTGCGCCAATTCTCGAATTTGGCAAACTGATCGCAAAGGCAGGTATTCCAGACGGGGTGGTCAACATCATCTCGGGCCACGGCGATCCATGTGGCAAGGTACTGACTAGCCATAAAAAAGTGGCGCGTGTGTCCTTTACGGGGGGACCAATTTCAGCGCGTCATGTTATTCAGAACACGGCAGAGAACTTTGCCGAGGTGTCGCTCGAATTGGGTGGGAAATCTCCGTTCATCGTGTTTGATGATGCTGACATTGAAAGTGCTGTGAACGGATCGGTTGGCGGGATTTTCGCCGCCACGGGACAATCCTGTGTGGCCGGGTCGCGGTTGTTGTTGCACGAAGATATTGCCGATGAGTTTATCGACAAACTGACTGCTGTTGCGAAAAGCGTAAAAATCGGTGATCCGATGCTGGATGAAACCGAAATGGGCCCGCTGTGTACACAAGCCCAGCAGGATCACATCAAACGCGAAGTGGCCCATGCGGTAAGCGAAGGTGCGACCATTCGGGCCGGGGGCAAAGTCCCCGAAGGGCTTGATGGTATTTTCTTTGAGCCCACAATTGTGGATTGCCCCAGCCATGACCTGCGCATTGTTGATACGGAGCTGTTTGGCCCTGTGGTAAGCGTGGTTCGATTTAAAACCGAAGAAGAAGCGGTTCGATTGGCGAATGATACCGAACACGGGCTGGCGGCAGGGATTTTCACGCGGGATTCTGCGCGATCCTTACGCGTATCAAAAGCCGTAAAAGCGGGGATCGTTTGGGTGAATACCTACCGCGTGATTTCCCCTGTAGCCGAGTTTGGCGGCATGAAAAACTCGGGCTATGGTCGTGAAAGCGGCTATCAGGCGGTTTACGATTACACGCGGCCCAAAACGGTTTGGATGAACACGTCATCTGATCCGCTGCCATCCCAATTCACCCCACGATAG